Within the Candidatus Methylacidiphilales bacterium genome, the region GCATTTTGCATTTCTGCAATATCAATAGGTGTGTAACACCAGGAAGTCAATCCTTGGAGTAACGCTGAACAAGTAAAATCGTTCCAAATGATATACCGATAACTTCTTGACAATGCACTAAAACGCGCATGAAATGTATCATCAACTTCCTTTACCCATTTAACTTTAATACTAGAAGGTAAATAACCATTAGAGCCTCGCACCCAAGCGTCATCCTTGCGTAAGGACTTTGTGTCAAAGTGAACCACTTGGCAGGTAGCATGCACTCCTCGATCTGTTCTGCCAGCACATACCAGAGTGACCTCATGATCAGCAATTTTTGAAAAGGCATTTTCGCAAATTTCCTGTACGGTGTTTTTAACTACTTGTTTTTGCCAACCACTAAATTCTGTGCCGAGGTATTCAATCGCACATGCAAATCGCATAAAACTTATGTCTTGTTGTTGCCTTCAAGATCAAGCTGTGCCATTTGATTCTCAAATTCTTTAAGTAACTCATCTGAATCAGCATCAGCTACTTCGCTAACTTCTGGTTCGCTTTCCATATCTTCGGCAGCAGTTGACACAACCTCATTATCATTATCACTCAGAGATAACTGTTGACTATCAAAAGTTACCTTGCTGTCGTCTTGGAGTTTTTTAGATACATTGATTTGGGTTAGATCATGTTCTTCAGATGACTCGTATTTACTAGGAGGGGCGCTACTGGGTGAGTCATTAAGCATCTCTTCGTCAAATAAATTATTAAAGTTTCCATCAAAAGCCTGTGTTTTTTCAATCATCTCTTCAACACTCTGATTGCTAGCCGCAGGGGGAGAACTGGCTGTAAGCTTGATTTCTTCCTGCACATCAATATTCTCTGATAAACTTTGGTTGCTAGAGTTTTCAAGAGATTTAACAGCGCTATTTGATAACTCGGTAAGATTCTGACTGGTTTCTTCTGGGCTGATATTTGGAAAGTCTAACATCGCTTCATCTTCAGCATGAACAGTAGCGACAGGTTTCATTTCAAAATCTTCAAAAGGTACATTCTCAAATGATGCTTCTAATTTATTAGCGTGCTCTTGGGACGCGGATGGTTCTTGAGGTGAAGATGGTATCAAATCCTCAGGTTGATCAGATAAATCTCCAACTATGTCTAACAAGTCATTTTCATTTGTTGCAGAAGAAGAAATTTTACCTATATCTGACCCCCCAACATCTAAATCAGTTTCAAGGATATCTACAACTTTACCTGCGTCAGATAAATCCACATCGGTATCTTTTCGTCGCTCAACCATAAGATCAGAAACTTTCAATATCGCAGATGAAGATTCATGAGCGAACAATGGATCATTTGGAATTAAATTTTTACCTAATGACACAGCTTTATCCCACAGTAATTCATCACCAGAGTTTTTTGCAAGATTTGCAAATTCTTTAAACTTATTTACATTTTTAGTTGTATAAAATAATTCTAATAACTTAGTGTAATAAAAAGACTTATTCCCCTCATCATTTTGAATTGCTTCGTTTAATACAATTTCAGCCTGTTCATACAGCCCATAACCAAGATAGGTATTAATTTCTTCTAAAAATTCTTGATTTTCTACAGTTTCTTTTAATGGTTTAGAAGCATGGGCAACATGGCTAGGGCTAGATTGAACACTTTCTAAAGAATCTTCCGATTGAGCTATCCCCGCCCCCAATGGAGCTACAACACTAGTCGCATGTTGCATCGTATTGTGCTGAGGTCTGATTTTCCTAACCCCGCCAAAACCATCAGAAACCTCAATACTCGCACCTCCACTACCTGGAAGTAGTGATTTAAAATAATTACTTATTTTGGAAAATAAACTTTCAACTTGGCTCTCATTTTGACTCGATATCTCATGGTGACCAGAGTCTAAGACCTTACTTTGAAAATCGTTTTTTTTTACATTGACTAAATTAATAATGTAACGGATAAGATTAAAGAAGATGATAATGGCGATTAAAGCCACTACGATGGCGATTAATACTGATTTACTTTGAAATAATTTACTAAAATCACCAGAAAGCGCCGCAGAAAAAGCCTCTTTCAATTCAACAAACAAACCTTTATCTTCCTCTACCTTTAGTGGTGGTGGAGTCTGAACAATCGGAGCTTCTGCGATTTTAGGAGTAACTGGCACTTCATTCTTTAGCAACGCAACTTCTTTTTCTAGTTTAGCTAGTTTTTGTTGCTCAATAGCTATCAGTTTAGCCGTCTCTACAATTTGCCTGTCAGTTGATTCTAAAAGAGACTGTTCTTTTTCAATTAAGCGTTTAAACTTCTCTACTGCTTCTGCTTTTTTCTTATCAAGTTGAGCAATTAAAGATTTACCACCCTTCGCTCCACTCTGAGACACAGATCCCTTACCGCCAATTTCAGAATCAGAAGAGAGTACCTCAAATTGTTTTTTAGCGACTGAACTGGTAGCTTTCTGGACTGCGGTTGGGACAGGAGCATACCTATTCAAGGATGCATGGAACTCATCATACTGAGACTGCACTTTCGCTAACGCAACAGATTTACTAATTGAAGACACCACTTCATCGTTAGGAATTTTCAATGATACACCACTCTTCAAGTAGTTAATATTATTATTTAAAAAGGCGTCAGGATTCTTACTATAAAAAGCAAGCATCATTTGATTTAATGTAAATCCAGATTTCATATAACGAGAAGCAAGCTGCGATAAAGTATCCCCTTTCACAACACTTACACTTTGCACATCAGAAACCTCAGCAGCAGACTCCTCATCCACCTGCAATCGTATTGGTGCAGAAGCCACCACAGGCTTTTCAGGCTCAGCTTTCTTTTCCTCAACCTTAACCGTAGGAGCAGTACTTACAGGTTGCTCATTAGTAGCGACTTGCGTATCATTAGCAGGCGTACTGGTATCTTTTTCAGAAGGAGTATCGCTAGCAACTTGCGTATCATTAGTAGGCACAGTATCGTCTGGTAATTTCACAACTGTGTCTTTAGCAGCAGAGACTTCAGACTGTACAGGAGGAGGAGTAACTTTTCTTTCAGCTTTTTCGCTATATTTTTTTAAAGGTACCCCTAATCTTGAAATATCAACAACCCCTTTGTTGTCTGGATTTAACTCACGAAAAGTATCAACTTCTGGGTTTCTAATTGCCTCTGCAACAACATCATCGCTGGATGCATAAAAATCAAGTAATAGCGGATATTGCCTTATCAAAGCGCCACTTGACCAATTAAACTGTATCAACAAATCTGCAATTGAAAACTTCAATCCCTCAACGGTAGTTAGCTGTACAAATGATTCACCTTTACCATTAGTAAAAATCTTAAAAGTAATTGAATTTAATACATAATCTTTACTCAATCCAGCATTCGCATACTCACCATCACCTGCAATGCTAATTTTCAATGCATTTAATTCGCTAGCAGTATGATCATAAATTGGGATAGTGGCCAGCAAAGGCTCATTATAATAAGACTCAACAGTCAAGTTTCCAAATGAAATAGCATAGACCACCCCATAGCAAGAACACCCTGCACAAAAAGCCACCACTTTCAACAATCTATTCAATCGCATTAACTAACCATTTTATACTAATAATTAAGGTAATTCAGAATAAAAATAGACAATTTTGACAGCAAAGTACCTTCAATTAATAATAAATTGAACAATTCAGCCTACCAGGTATCCTGAAGCACTGTTTTTATTTAGTCTAAATCTAGATTTTGTTTCATTAGCGAGCAGTGGAGGTGTGTATTAAACAAAGTTCGAATGTATTTTGAATTAAATCCTGATTCCGACTAATCGCACGCGCGGAGCGCGTGGTGGCTTGAAACTGCCTCGTACGCTCGTATCGTTCCGCCACTGCCTCACTTCTCTCGGCAACACCAAAGAAAAATGTTCCTTGCTTTCTTGATTTGGCGGGGGTGAAATTTCTTTTGAAAGTGGAAAGGACATTTTTCTTTGGTGTTCTGTCCTCCAAGTATTCGGGCAGGTGGCGGAACAATGCGGACGAAGTTTTGGCAAAACTATTTTTTGGGGAAAGGATTTGCCAAAACCTCGGCTCATTTGTTTTTGAATTCGGATGTCGCAAATGGAAAAGGATGGGTTTGGAGAGGAATTTTCCATTTGCTCCACTTTTTGTATTGGGGGAATTCGGGGCGGACAAAAAACAGAAAATACAAATTCGATATTGTGCCTCTACCATTCTACTATTTTTCGTCCCTGATCTAAAGGGGTCCATCCTCGGAATTCGCCTCGGACATTTCCGCTAGGGCTACTCGCGCCTAGATGTCATAGGTTTCCTGCTTATCCTCGCCATTCACGCTCTGCGGAGCGGGAGCGAGGGCAGGAGGCTGTTTGGGGGGAGGAAGGAATCCTCCCCCAGCTTCGGGCTCCTCCTCGTTCCTTCGGAGTCCGCCCTCGCACAACCCCCCCCTTCTCGTTCTCATATCGGCTGTATGTGGTGTCGCTTTCGCTACTAGATTTTAGTATTGCAAGATTACGGCGGCGCTCATCCTTTAGTCATGGACACCCTAGCGGAAATGTCCGAGGCTCAAATACAAATGCGCTTGTCCCACCCTCCCGTTCGCGGGCAATATCCCCGCCGTAGGAAAAAGAGAAGACGGCGTGGATGCTCCCCTTAAGTACGAAGACCGATCAAATCCTTTTTCATTCCCTCAAGAGCTTTTACAAAACCCACGGTAAAATAAAAAAATGTATTAAAATAATTCGCAGTTTCGGTGGTAGTAACTCCGTCAATAAATGCAAAATCTCGGTAGTTTGAACGAATCCTCATATAATACGGAAAATCAAAAACGGAAACAGAGAAAGAAGCGAGGTATTGCTGACATTTAGTTTTATGAGCTGGCTTCCTTAAATCTATTCGATTTTTTTGTTTCCAATCATCAAGTTTATATTTAGCAATTTTACGGATTGCCATTTTATACATATCAAACTGACTTGTTCGACTACTTAAATTTGCACCACTTCTAACTATATAATTTAAAATTGCTTGATCAAATACTTGATTAAGAATAGGCTCGGAAAACTCAATTTCACCACAGCTTAATTTACGCGAAAACTCCTCAACACAACTTGCGTGTGAAAGTCTAAAAATACCTTTTTGTAATTTAAAAATATATTCAATGGTTGCAAGTATATTAAAAATTAAATAATAGGATTTTACTGGAAGCCAAGAGGTTGAGGCGTAGGAATAATCAGCATCAATCTGAACAATTTTATATTCATCATTTAGAGATTTCTTCGTAAGACTTATTAGATTTTTCTTCTCATCAATATCCGAAATACCAGCTTTTTTAAGCGACCCCGTGTATTTAATGCTAACTCCTTTTACTAAATCAGAAAGACACTTTATATAATTTAAGTGCGTGTCATATGCTTGATGTTCTAGAATTGAGGCATTGTTAGTCATCTTAAGTTTAGCCCAAAATAATATTTGGGACTTTTTCTCGTATTTTAGTTAAAGATTTCTTATAGTAGTTCTTGTCTATTTCACAAGCCGTCAAATCAAAACCTGCATTATGGCAAGCGATAGCAATTGTGCCACTTCCTAAATGTGTATCTAGTATTTTATCTCCTTTTTTGGCAAACATTTTCAAAATCCATTCATAAAGTTCAACTGGTTTTTGTGTCGGATGAGTCTTATTTCGATTTTTCATAACACTAAATCTAAAAATTTTTGATGGTTTGTCTATAGAAGTCCACGCCATTTCAGCCATAGAAAAATTATTTAAGGTTTCTGGTTGTTTTTTGTCCCATATAATAAAGCACTTGTTAAATTTGTTCTTTGTCCAAATATATCCAAAATAGTTTCCGCCCCATATTATTTGATTTTTTGAGACACGAAAAAGTTCTTTAAAATATTCGTCATCAGGTTTTATATCCCATTTACTGTATTCGTCCATATTAAACTTATGATCGCCTCCTCGTTTTGTCTTATTTAAAATCCCGTATGGAGGATCGACAATAGCTAAATCGAAATATTTATCTTCGTATCTGGCCATAAGTTTAGCATTGTCTTCATTTGTTATTTTTATTATCGGGTTGTGCATAAGCTAATTTTTTACAGAGAATTTATCAATCGTAAGGGTGGAAATATTACGACTAATGTCCTTTCCAAGGTTATTCATAACAATGTTGTCAAAGTCGGCATAGTCAATTTCTCTCACTTCATTATCAATGTGATTGTATAGATATTCGGAAAAGGTGCTCGCCCGAATAATAACTATCGGTGCAGATTTAATATCATGCAAAACAGCAGGAACATACCTTGGGGTAACAACTATCGTATATTCACCACCTATTCTTCTTCTGTGTTCCGCCAATCTTCCAGCGTTCAATCCAGACAGTTTATTTTTTGTTGATTTAGCATCTACTGCAAACTTCTTTTTCTTTGTTATGTACAAACATTCCAAATCTGCATTACCAGCACCACCAATTTTTTTAGCTTCTACATTAACAAACATATTAAAACCATCAGTAATAATATCTTCAAAAAGATAAGCCTCTGCGCCTTCATTATTATTTGAGTATTGTTCAATAAGTTTTGCCAAATTGAGTAATCCGTATTTCAAATCATCCTTTTTCTCCCCAATTTCTTCTAATAGAATTTGAGGATAAAAGTTATATATTTGTTTAACGACATCAATTTTCAATCTTTCAGGGTCTTCTAGTTGCAAAGGTTTTTCGTCGAATGGATATTCAACCATCAATTTCTGACAAAGTTTATTAAGATGTGGATTAAGCGTTACAAAATTACGAGTTATTTTTCGATAAGTGCTTTTACCTTGAAGTAATTTACAGATAACCTCGCCCTCAGTCTTTTCTATAACTCCAGCGTTTTTGAATAATTCGCTCACATAGTAATCCCATTCGTATGCAGAATTGACATAAGTATGTTCATCTTCTTTAAATGCTTTCTCAATTTCCTCATCACTCCATTTTCTTATTTTAAGAATCTCACTAACTAATTTTTCATAATTCTGATTATCAATGCTTTCAATGAAAACTAGGAGATAAGAAACTTCATAGGCAAATAACCTGTTTTCTATTCTTTCGTCAGAAAGAAGTTTAAAGATAAGTCTAAAAGGGTACAAATTAAAAACTTTGTCTGATCCTCCGTGCGGATGTTCAAATTGAATAGCCCAAAGCATTGTAAAAAATATTTTGCTTAAATTCTCTTTTTTATCTATATGTTTTAAAAATAAATTTCCAAGTGGACTAAAAAGAAATCGGTCTTGTCCGTCAATTGTGTCTTTATACCCAAACATATAATACGCAAGGGTATTTATCCGATGGTTGATTGAATCCAATGGAAGCTCGGGATTTCTTTCTTTATAGCACGCAAGGTCTTTTAATTTAAGTAGTAAACCTAACTTATCATCTTTCGAGATAGATGCTTTAGAGAAATACTTCAAATTAACAGCCACGGCCGTAATTAAATCAAAATTATTTGTGTGTCTATACAATATCCATTTTTTCTTTTCAATCCTGTAAGTCATAAAATTATTTGATACCAGAAAGTACCTTTTTTAATAGAAGTGGCGGAACACTTTCCCCGAGACATTTTCTGATAAGAATTTCTGGCGTATCTTGTGGCACATTCCATTTTTCAGGCAATGAACTTAATATCATCAATTCCAAAGGGGTTAAAACTCTTGCGTCAGAATATGTTCCGTCTTTTAACTTTCTTCCCGGATGAACATTTAGTTGAGAGCTAATAGCGTCATTTCTCATTGTGATAGTTGGTGAAGGTTCATCCCATTTTATTCGGCGATAAGTTGTCATGTAACTTTTGATTGTTTCGCCGTTGTCTTTTTTGGGAAAATATTTCTTGTTTTCAAAAGCAGATTTTCCTGTTGGTGTGTTCTTCATCCACAAAATATGATTGTCTGCGTGTTTCCTCGCAAAATGCCAAGATAATTTTGATTTTTGGTTAGCTTCCAAGCTCGGTAGATGACCAATAGCTTCTTTAACTGTCTTTGATTTTTCTTTTGTCGGCCAAGCCCACTGCAAGCCCTTTTTGTGCATTTTTATAATTGCTCTTTTTCTTTTTTGAGGAACGCCGTATTCGGAGGTATCCATAACCCGTGCTTCAATTTCGTAATCCTTACCATACAAACTAGACAAAATTTGCTCTAGGGTTAGTAGGTTATTTTTGAATGGAAGTTTTAGTTTTAGAAAGTTCGGTACATTCTCAATCAGAATATACTTTGGTTTTTTAATGTTTATAAAATCAATAATTTTAAACACTAAATGATTTCTTTGATCATTTAACATTGTTTTTTGATCTCTATTCTTTCCAGCCATGCTCATACCCTGACATGGAGGAGTCGATATGAGAAAATCGACATTATTACCAGAGTGTTCCAAAATACTCTTAAATATTTTTTTATCTAAAATGTCGCCAGCGATCATTTTTGTATCACTGTATAATTTAGAATATAGTTTTGCCCTATCTTCTAGTAACTCATTAGCAACTATAATTCTTACCCCAATATCCTTAAAAAAGGCTTCTCCAATGCCA harbors:
- the truA gene encoding tRNA pseudouridine(38-40) synthase TruA; protein product: MRFACAIEYLGTEFSGWQKQVVKNTVQEICENAFSKIADHEVTLVCAGRTDRGVHATCQVVHFDTKSLRKDDAWVRGSNGYLPSSIKVKWVKEVDDTFHARFSALSRSYRYIIWNDFTCSALLQGLTSWCYTPIDIAEMQNASKYLLGTHDFSSFRSAGCQAKTPIRTIESISIHRNNACVVFDITANGFLQNMVRIIIGCLLEVGTGRKSIHWVETVLQSKDRKVNSKTMTPNGLYLTYVKYHDRYQLPLTMPIVPTISLANEVTN
- a CDS encoding FimV/HubP family polar landmark protein, with amino-acid sequence MRLNRLLKVVAFCAGCSCYGVVYAISFGNLTVESYYNEPLLATIPIYDHTASELNALKISIAGDGEYANAGLSKDYVLNSITFKIFTNGKGESFVQLTTVEGLKFSIADLLIQFNWSSGALIRQYPLLLDFYASSDDVVAEAIRNPEVDTFRELNPDNKGVVDISRLGVPLKKYSEKAERKVTPPPVQSEVSAAKDTVVKLPDDTVPTNDTQVASDTPSEKDTSTPANDTQVATNEQPVSTAPTVKVEEKKAEPEKPVVASAPIRLQVDEESAAEVSDVQSVSVVKGDTLSQLASRYMKSGFTLNQMMLAFYSKNPDAFLNNNINYLKSGVSLKIPNDEVVSSISKSVALAKVQSQYDEFHASLNRYAPVPTAVQKATSSVAKKQFEVLSSDSEIGGKGSVSQSGAKGGKSLIAQLDKKKAEAVEKFKRLIEKEQSLLESTDRQIVETAKLIAIEQQKLAKLEKEVALLKNEVPVTPKIAEAPIVQTPPPLKVEEDKGLFVELKEAFSAALSGDFSKLFQSKSVLIAIVVALIAIIIFFNLIRYIINLVNVKKNDFQSKVLDSGHHEISSQNESQVESLFSKISNYFKSLLPGSGGASIEVSDGFGGVRKIRPQHNTMQHATSVVAPLGAGIAQSEDSLESVQSSPSHVAHASKPLKETVENQEFLEEINTYLGYGLYEQAEIVLNEAIQNDEGNKSFYYTKLLELFYTTKNVNKFKEFANLAKNSGDELLWDKAVSLGKNLIPNDPLFAHESSSAILKVSDLMVERRKDTDVDLSDAGKVVDILETDLDVGGSDIGKISSSATNENDLLDIVGDLSDQPEDLIPSSPQEPSASQEHANKLEASFENVPFEDFEMKPVATVHAEDEAMLDFPNISPEETSQNLTELSNSAVKSLENSSNQSLSENIDVQEEIKLTASSPPAASNQSVEEMIEKTQAFDGNFNNLFDEEMLNDSPSSAPPSKYESSEEHDLTQINVSKKLQDDSKVTFDSQQLSLSDNDNEVVSTAAEDMESEPEVSEVADADSDELLKEFENQMAQLDLEGNNKT
- a CDS encoding DNA methyltransferase, translated to MHNPIIKITNEDNAKLMARYEDKYFDLAIVDPPYGILNKTKRGGDHKFNMDEYSKWDIKPDDEYFKELFRVSKNQIIWGGNYFGYIWTKNKFNKCFIIWDKKQPETLNNFSMAEMAWTSIDKPSKIFRFSVMKNRNKTHPTQKPVELYEWILKMFAKKGDKILDTHLGSGTIAIACHNAGFDLTACEIDKNYYKKSLTKIREKVPNIILG
- a CDS encoding DNA cytosine methyltransferase is translated as MRSTTKKILKGVSLFSSAGIGEAFFKDIGVRIIVANELLEDRAKLYSKLYSDTKMIAGDILDKKIFKSILEHSGNNVDFLISTPPCQGMSMAGKNRDQKTMLNDQRNHLVFKIIDFINIKKPKYILIENVPNFLKLKLPFKNNLLTLEQILSSLYGKDYEIEARVMDTSEYGVPQKRKRAIIKMHKKGLQWAWPTKEKSKTVKEAIGHLPSLEANQKSKLSWHFARKHADNHILWMKNTPTGKSAFENKKYFPKKDNGETIKSYMTTYRRIKWDEPSPTITMRNDAISSQLNVHPGRKLKDGTYSDARVLTPLELMILSSLPEKWNVPQDTPEILIRKCLGESVPPLLLKKVLSGIK